The genomic interval TATAGATGGGAGCTTCTCCAATTACGGTAATTTGGTCTCCGTTCTTTTCGTAGTATTCCTTTTTCTTACGACCGGAGGCACTTCCGGTGGCACAGGCGAACGCAAAGGCGAGGACGAGGGTGAGGGCGGAAATCCGCAGGATGGGCAACTTGGCCATATCGCTTCCTTTTTCTCCTTGAAGAATTGAATTCTGTCTATTTACTGAACAAATAAGGGTTCTTACATGCGGTTAAAAGAAAGAAACAAAAAAATCCTAATATCCGTCATTTTTTTTCTGACAATTTCTCACGACTCCTGCACTGAGGCTTCTCCCCGTCGCCATATTTCAAATTCGAAAATTATTCCAGCCGAAGTCGCTTTTTACGAAGAGGTTCTTCCTTCTCTTTCCGGTAAAACGGTAATCTTAGTCACTAATCCTTCCGGAATCGGCAGATATCCCGAGAGAATTCTTCGGGAATTTAAGGAAAAGAAAGTTAAGATCAAACATTTGATCGGCCTCGAGCACGGTTTTTTGGGGTTGGAGGAAGATTTTAGTAAATCTCCCGTAACAATGGACGAAACCTTTCAACTGCCTATTTATCACATATATAAAGTGAAAAATTCGGAGATTCCCGCCATATTAAAAGGCGCGGATGCGATCGTTTTCGACGTTCTCGATATGGGAATGAGATGTTATACGTATCTAAGCGTTCTAAAAAGATTGATGGACAATCTGCCGGATCCTCAAACGACGCGATTCGTTCTCTTAGATCATCCGAATCCCGCGCTATATTTGGGAGCTAAAGGCGAAAATATTCAAAAGAAATTCTTAAACTTTGCGGGCGAGTTTCCTTCTTTGTTTTTTACCGGAATGACTATGGGCGAGGCCGCGTCATTCTATAACGGTGAATACCTTTCCGGTAAGATTAAATTGGAAATTATTTCCCCCAAAAATCTAAAGAGAGGATTCGATTGGGAAAAGGAAGGAATTGCCTGGACCACTCCTTCCCCTAATTTGCCGATGCTGGATTCCGCCCGTAATTATTTAGGGTTGGTGTTACTGGAAGGAGTCAATGTATCCGTAGGTAGAGGAACTCAGGCGCCGTTCGTATATTTCGGCGCGCCATGGATGTCCGAACCGGATGCTATCGTCAACGAACTGAACGATTCGAGTAAGGGCGATTACTACTACCAAAGCGTATTTTTCAAACCTATTTTCGGCCCGTTCAAGGGGGAGATTTGTAGAGGGTTGCGACTCACAGTTGTGAATAGGAATTACGATCCGATCCAAATGGCGTACATTCTCGTCACAACCCTAAAGAAACACTATAAAGACTTTAGATGGAGACAATATCCGGATAGCACTTACAATATCGATTTCCTATGGGGGACGGAACGTTTTCGTCAATCGATAGATTCCAATACGAGCTATGAGGAATTTAAACGCTCTTATTCCGAGGCGGAAGATTCCGCCAATCGAATTGTTCGAAAATATCGACTGTACTAATTGTTTTTTAAGATCAACCGACAAACAGATAGAAAGATGGGCAAAATTAAGAAAACGATACTTGCAGCGACGATTCTATTCTGCTTTCAGCTAAACGCTCAACCGGTCGGGCAGTGGAAGGAATATTCTTTGAAACAGGTGCTGGGACGATTGAAGTTCTATGCATTTGCTAAGATTGCCCAAAGCGTAAGAAAAGGCGTCTCCTATTCGATCGAGCGGGAAGTCTTCCGATCTCCTTGTCAACAGGACTTTCCGAAATTAGCCGATAATTTCGATTGTGCTTTCTTAGAAACCGCTAGGTTAAACGGAGAAACTCAATCTAAGGCGGATCGTTCTCTACCTTCTGCGGGTTTAACGTCGAACTATGCGCCGATTCCAATCACTGGAATGTGGTACGAAGGTTCGACTCTTGCAGGAAAAGGGTCATTACTCATTCCACGCAATCAATCCACTTCAGGCGATTTGAAATTATTTTATCTGGCGGATGGAAAACTCAGTCACTACGCGAGCGGAGACATGATCGTGGTTTTTGACTGGAAAGGAAACGAATTGAACACTATCCTTGAAGTGAAGGTGGACGATCTGCTTCGTCCTTTAAGCGGGAGAGAATATTTTTTCCAATGAGCCTTTTATCCACAGGCTACCTTCGGATGCTTGACCATGAAGGTTTGGATCCGGTGGAATATTTTTGGACGGTTGCGACGTATCCCGGCTCCGAATCCGGGAAGCAAATTCCGGATTTTCCCAAGCCGCAATTTCGTATAGCAGACTTGCTTGGTAAGGAAGTTACTTTGCAATTTACCGGCCAAATTAGATGCGTTCATTGCGGTAAGAATACTAAAAAAAGCTTCAATCAAGGAAGTTGTTATTCCTGCTTCCAAACTTTAGCTCAAAATGATCTTTGCATTTTAAGACCGGAGACATGCCACTTTCACTTGGGAACTTGCAGAGAACCTGATTGGGGAGAGGAGTATTGCTTTCAGAAGCATACGGTTTATTTGGCGAATACGAGCGGGTTAAAAATAGGAATTACGAAAGAAAATCCTGTTTCTAATCGCTGGGTCGACCAAGGAGCTCAAGAAGCGATTCCTCTTCTGGAAGTGAAATCACGTCGGGATGCCGGAGTTATAGAAAAGAAATTTTCCTCCATAATCGACGATAAAACAAAATGGCAAGTGATGGTGAGCACCGATTCCGTTCAGGAAGATTTATCCGAAAAAAGGAAAGAACTTTTGTCTCAATTGGAATCCTGGGATCTCGGAGTATATTATGAAGTTCTTTCTCCGAAGTCAAGTACGACGATCCGCTATCCTATTTTGAAGTATCCGACCAAGGCCAAAGCGTTTCAGCCTGAAAAGGAACAGACGATAAAATCCGACTTATTGGGAATTAAGGGGCAGTATTTACTGTTCGAATCGGAGGTGATCAACCTGCGCGCCTATGCCGGCTACGAAGTTAATCTATCCGTCGAATCCTAATCGACACGAATTCGAGAATCGGTTTCTCTGGAGTAGGTTCCAACTATGAAAATTCGCTCTTCTAAATTTCTACCCGTTTTTCTGATCGCTTTTTCCCTCAATTCCTGCGGCTGGATCGTTGAGACCACTTTTCCCGTATCCCTCGACGAGTTCCTCGGAAAACAATTTTATGAAGCCGCCGTTTTGGGACAGGATGGAATGAAGGTTTTGCATAACGAAAAACTTCGTTCCTACGTTCAAGGAATCGCGGATCGAATTTTGAAAGCTAAGGAAATTCAGTATAAATCCGAATTTCCTTACAAAGTGACGATTTTGAACGATGATTCGGTTATCAACGCTGTTTGTGCGCCGGGTGGATATATTTTCGTTTATACCGGTCTATTGCATTTCGTCAAAGATGAAGCTACTCTTGCGGGAGTACTTGCGCATGAAATTGCACATGCGGAAAAACGGCATTCTATGAAGCAATTATCCTCTAGTATCGCCACTTACTTTGCAATCTATTTGGTTCTATCTTATGTGCTGGGGCCGGACTTGGCGCAACATGCTTCCGGGATGGCTTCGTTATCCTCTAACTTGCTTTCTCTTGCCAATAGTCGCGGTGCGGAGGAGGAAGCGGATGCATTCGGTTTTCAATATATGCGAGCCACTCCTTATTATCCCGGAGCGTCGGCGAATTTTTTCCGAGATATCAAAGCTTGGAGGCAAAAACATTTGGGTGAAGAGGAAGATACTCTCCCTCTCGGTAAATACCTAAGTACTCATCCGCTTGATGACGAACGAATTGCAGACAGCGAAAAGCGTCTCAAGGATGCAGGAATAGGCGCACCTCAACCGGAATCGTTCTTTCGAGAGCGTTACCAGGAAAAAATATCGACGTTATTAGGAAAAAAGGAAGAAGAAGAGGAGATACCGAAAGCGAAACCCTCGACCGGTAAAAAGCGTTAAGAGAATGTCGGGATGACTGGATTTGAACCAGCGACCCCTTCGTCCCGAACGAAGTGCGCTACCGCTGCGCTACATCCCGAATTTGAAACCAGCATCTTCTAAGGAATCGGATTTGCAAGGCAATTTTAGGAAGAAGGTTTCGCTACGATTTTTGCGGTTATCTCGTTCAAGCTACAATAATCCTTCTCGCTCAGTCCAGCGCGAAGACCCTCGTCGTAAATAGCGCCGAGAGAAGAACATAAAGGTAGAGTGACTCCGGTCCGCTTCGCTAATGCCAAGGCATGATTCACATCTTTCCGCATATTCTTGAGCGAAAAATGCGTTTCGTAGTTTCGGGCAAAGACGAAAGGAAATTTGAATTCGGCGATTCCCGATTTAGCCGCGGATTGCAATAGGATTTCTTTAAGAATTTCCGGAGAGATTCCTTCCTTCTTCGCAAGCAGAAATCCCTCCATATAAACCTGGAAAATTCCCGCTTGCACCATATTCAAAGCGATCTTCGCCCTTTGCCCGTCCCCGATCGTTCCGCAATAAACGACATTCTTTCCGCATGAATCAAAGAAGAAGGAAATCTCCGATACTTCTTCCGGGCCTTTTGCACCGAGCATAAATAGAATTTGTCCGTCTCTTGCCGCATTCTTAGAACCCGTCATCGGAGAATCGAAGAAAGACATTCCGCGTTCGGAAAATGCCTTTCCGATTTTTGCCGTTAGTTCCGGCGAAGTCGTTCCGGTATCCACGACGTATTTACAACGGCTTTCGAGAAGTCCGCGTGAGAAGACGGTTTCTTCAACGACGGAATCTTCCGTAAGGCAAAGAACCGCGAGGGTCGCCCGGTTCGCAGCCGCTTTCGGATCATTATAGATAGATACATTATCGGATTCTAAATCCCGAATGTTGTCGAGATTCCTCGCGTATAAGCGAAGCGTATAACCTTTTGCAGAAAGAGTATTTGCCATGCCTCTTCCCATAATTCCGGTTCCGATGATCGCTATTTCCGGTGCAGACATTACTAGGCAATTCTCTCGACAAGAGAAGATTCTGCAAGAAAAAAGAATCGATTAAAAGGAACTAAGAGCGGCGCGAATAAAGCTGGTAACCGGGGCTTGTTCCCGAGTGTCCTCTAAACCTTCCCGTAACTCTCGTAAGACGATCTGCGCGTCGGTCAAAACGGTATTTATATTCGTATGAAGGTCGTCTCGATTGATCAGCCTGCCGAGCGTTCCGTCGCCGCTGTTTACTTTCGTAGTGATGTCGGCGACGTTGGAAAATGTTCTGCGGATGTCCCCTCTGTTTTCGGCGATAAGTTCCGATAGGGAAACCAAAGGATCTTGAAGAACTCTTCCCTTCAGTTGAGCGCCTGTTTTATAGTCCACCGGCTTATACATACTACCGGCCGGAAGTTTTGCTTCAGGTGGAGCCTCCAATGTTCCCGGGTCGATGGAGATCACACGACCTGACAAAAGGCTTTCGTTTCGGATAGTGATATCATAGTTTTCATAGAGTCGAAGCGGCTCCTTAAGAATGATCGTCACTTCCACACGGGTCGCAACTCCGATTTCACCGGAAGGTAAGGCGTTTCCTTCTTCGTTAATCTGAATCAAACGAATATTAGATACGTAACCGAAAGGAACTCCTTGAACGGTGACTTTGTTTCCTACTTTGATACCTTCCGCGTTTTTAAAATTAATTTTAAGGAATTCTCCTCGTTTTTGAACCGGGCCTCCTTCGGTCATTACGGTAAAATAACCTACGATGACCAGGGCAACGGAAAAGATGGCGCCTACTAAAAGATAGCGAAATGATTTCATTTTCTATTCCGATTCTCCACTATTAATATCGACTCTTTTTTCCGAAAATCCGGATCTTTGACCTGAGTTTTCACGACTTAGTTTCCAAAATCATCGGTCCCTTTGTCGAGCCGGTTACGAACTGTCTGACGAATTCGTTATCGGACGCTTTGACATCGTCGGGAGTTCCTGTATAGAGCACCTGGCCTCCGTAAAAGAATGATATCCTATCCGCGATCATATACGCGCTCGACATATCATGAGTTACGACAATTTGAGCCGCCCCGGTTTCTTGTCGGATTCGAATGATTAATTCGTTGATTACATTGGACATGATAGGATCTAGTCCGGAGGTCGGTTCGTCGTAGAGTATGATCTCTGGATTAGACGCAATAGCCCGGGCTAATCCAGCGCGTTTTTTCATTCCTCCCGAGATATCATTGGGATAATTATCCTTTGCGATCGTCATGTCCACTAACCTGAGTTTTTCGGATACGATCCTTTGGATTTCGGTTTCTGAAAATAGTTTATGTTCCCGTAGCGGTAAGGCGACGTTATCGAAAACGGTCATCCAGTTGATCAAAGCGCCTGACTGAAATAGGACCCCCATTTTTGCGCGGAGGCGTTTTCGTTCCACTTCCGTAATGCCTGAAATTCTTTCTCCGAAAATTCTGCATTCGCCTGCGTCGGGATCGAGTAAGCCAGTAATATGCTTGAGGGTCACGGACTTGCCAGTGCCGGAAGGCCCGACGATCACCATCGTTTCTCCCTTCCTTACTTGCAAATTCATGCCTTTTAAGATTTTTCGGGATCCGAAAGCTTTGTGCATATTTACGATTTCTATCGCGTAATCCATCATTTATTGCCTGTAGAAAATCGCCGTAATGACATAGCCGAAAAAAATGACCATTAAGAAAGAGGTAACCACCGATTCTCTCGTTGCGCGACCGACTCCTATCGCACCGCCGAAAGTCCTAAGTCCGTGTGAACAGGAAATGGAAGCGATAATTAAGCCGAATACGTATCCTTTAAAGAGCCCGGTATATAAATCTTTCAGGCCGGGAATGGAGGTGATGCGTTCGTAAACATCTTGAAAATACACGATGTATTCGATCCCTAACTGGAAATGCCCGACAACCGCTCCTCCGAAAATTCCTAGAATGCTGGAATATACGCAGAGTACCGGTACCATCAGCGAGAACCCCAAGACTCGAGGAAAAACAAGAAATCTAACGGGATCGATCGACATCACTTCCAATGCGTCGATTTCTTCCGAAACTTTCATCGTTCCAATTTCGGCAGCCATCGCGGAACCTATCGAAGCCGAAAGGATCAGGGCCGTCATAAAAGGAGACATTTCTCGCGTGAGAGTAACCGTAAGAAGTAATCCGATCTGCCCTTCGGCTCCAAAATCTTTTAGACCGAGCCCGGTGTTTAGAGTCAAAAGCATTCCCGTAAAGATAGCAACGACGGAAACGACGAATAAACTTCCAACTCCCGCAATGAACATTTGATCTAGGATTTCCTTTCTTTTATCGTAAGAGAATCTTAGATTTAAGAAAGTTTCCGCAATTAATAGAATCGTATAGCCCGCAGCGTAGAAAGTCTGATTTGCCTTTGCCTTTAGAATCTCGAACATTCTTTTATATCTTTATCCACCATAGAAGTTGGACGGTTGTTTTTTCCTTATCTTTTTCGACTCCGAAAAATCCGTATAGGAATTGGTAGGACGTTTTCTCGGGAGTGGAAGAATATTCGACCAAAAAGGGGATGTGCACATGAAATTCGTCCTTAGTCCATCGTTGCGTATAAAGCCTCATTAAGAAGGAAAGACGTTTCTCGCCGTTCGCCAATTTCTGGAACTCTACGATGGACCAGACCGGATCCCAAATCCTTTCCACAGCTTCCGATTTTAGAGGAAAAAGAGAAAGGAAATTCCACGTTAAGTTTCCGTCTCTGTCTTCATGCCAACGAAAAATCGGCCACAACTTATAATAATTCTCTTCTCGGCCCCATTGAACGTACGTTCGATTCGTTCTCCACCAAAAAGGAATTAGATACGTTTCGGAGGATTTTATATGATACGTGTCGGAACTCAGACGAAAGTAAAGCGGAGTAAAAAATCTTGTCTCTTTATAAGCAAAACGATAGTAGCCGTAAAACGGAAAAAGAATCAATTTTCGATAATCTTCGTCGTCGTTTCGACCGTATTGAATCAGAAAAAAAAGAACATTCCAATCTATTTCTTGGGTTCGTTTATCATATCCGTAACCTAGAAGAGAACCCAAAATAGGAAACCACAAATAAGCTCGAGCCTTCATATTTCCAAAGGCGGAATCCTTGGATAGATATAAAGGCCAAAACATCCAGTACGAAGCCGGTTCTCGTTTGTCCTGAAACGTCTCCCCCCATTGAAAGAAAGGCCAAAGAATCGAATACCTTTCATATTTTCCTTTATGCACTTTTCTGGAGAAAAAGGGAAATAGACGGAACTCGCTCCGGACATCGGAACTCCCATAAAGAAAGATCGGCCAAAGAACGGAATGCGCGTTATACGTCTTGTATTTCCAATTCGTATAAAGGGGGAATAATGTGAAATTTAATTCGGAGTAGGCTAGTTTGTTGCGGAGCCTACCGTAAAAAGGAAAAAAACCGAAATATGATTCCCGTGCCAAATCCCCTTTACCCCAAATTAGAAGCGGAGAAAGAGTATCCTCATCCCAACCTTGATCGTCGTGAAAAGTCTCGGTTCCTGTTGCAAAAAAAAGAAAAGACCAGACTTTCCAGTAGTCAGTTTGTTCCGAGTAGAAAATGGGCAATAAAAAAGTTCTATATTGGTAATTCGATTTTGTCTCCCTATAATAAGAGAAGAACGGCCTATAGATTTGCTCTTCCTCTCCTAAGCGTTTTTCCTTTTGATAAAGAAACCAAAATTGGCTGTACTCGGCCGGGTAAGGAGAAACCGGTTTGATGGGGAATTCAGAAAATAGACTTTCCGTACAAAAGAGGAATAAAAGGATAAGAAGAATTCGTACAAATCTCATTCTTTAGGTCCGCATCTGAAGTTTGAAGGAAGGAGAGGTCCGTTTGTTAAAGGTAGCTGTCTTATACGGAGGAACGTCCACGGAGCATGTGATATCCCTGAGGACCGGCGCGTTCATATGTAGGACATTGGCGGCCATGGGACATCCGGTCAAACCCATTCTTATTACGAAGGATGCCAAGTGGGTGATCCCTAGTGAATATCGGATTCTTTTACCGGAAGGAGTTCCGACGGACGCGCTTTCCTATCAAAAAGAATTCGAACAATTAAACGGGTGCGTTGCCTCCTCCTTTTCAAACCTTGATTGTGATATTGCCTTTCTAGGACTGCATGGAACATTAGGGGAAGACGGATCCATCCAAGGATTTTTGACTGTCCTCGGAATCCCTTTTACCGGTTCGGGTGTGGAGGCTTCCGCTATCGCGATGGATAAAATTCGTGCGAACCGGTTGTTTCAAGTCGCGAATCTCAACGTTGCACCTTTTTGGGAACTGAAGAGAGAAGAATTCGTAACCGTGCCGACTTTGGTCGAATCGATGGCCTTACAATTCCCGTTATTCCTCAAACCTGTCGAGGGCGGTTCCAGTTATCATACTTATCGGATCAACACACTGCAAGAGTTACGCGCGAAGCTATCCGAGTTCTTTGAATACCAGGATCACGCTATTTTACAAAGATTTCTTTCCGGAGTCGAAGTATCCTGCGGAGTGTGGGAAAAAATCACAAACGGAAAAAGATCTCCTATCGCTTTGCCTCCGACGGAAATTATTCCCGGGGGAGAATTTTTCGATGTCGAGTCTAAATACAAACCCGGATTATCTCAAGAAATTACGCCCGCACGTTTATCCGAGTCGATCATTCAAAAAATTCAAAATCAATCGATTCTTGCTCATAAAACGCTAGGTTGCGAAGGGTATTCCAGAACGGATTTTATCGTCGTGGATGGAGAGCCTTACATCTTGGAAACGAATACGCTTCCGGGAATGACCGAAACTAGTTTAATACCGCAGCAGGCAAAGGCGGCGGGGATTCCAATCCAGGAAATCTATCGATCGTTGATCGAGCATGCTATGGAGCGAGCGGAAAAAATTCCAGTTCAATAGAACTTAACGAATTTGGAATAGAGCTAATTTGGCGAAGAAATTCGGTCGGACCGTAATCTGCTTAAAGTCTCGAAAGAATGCTCGGTCTTCGACGGTAAAGCCGCGAATTTGACAGAATTCTTCAAAGTCCAATACCGAAAGGAAATGTAGGTTCGGAGTATCGAACCAGCGATACGGTAATAAATCCGTAACTGGAGTTTTTCCGCCTAAAAGAATTTTAAATCGTACTTCCCAGTATCCGAAGTTCGCGAAAACGATAATGACCCGCTTGCCGATTCGAAGACATTCCTTAATGATATCTCCCGGGTGACGCGTTTCTTGAATCGTTTGGTTTAAAATTACGTAATCGAACCTTTTATCTTCATGATGTTCCAAACCCTCGTCGATATCGCCGTGGTGCACGTAGACACCTTTCCGAATACATTCGACGATTGCATCTTCGTCCTTTTCGATTCCTTGGCCTCGGATTCCTTTTTGACTCAATAAATAAAGTAGGTCCCCGTTCCCGCAACCCAAGTCCAATACTCTCGAACCGGGGGAGATTGCGTTCATAATATACGCGAAGTCCGGCCTTTCTTTCAATGTGATGTCAGACGAGATTCTTGAATTCATTTTTCAATTAGCCGGGTTTTCCAAGAATCCGCGAAGGACGTCGTCTTGTTTTTGATTCGCAAGTAAGAAACTATCGTGACCTTCTTTACTATTTAATTCCACGTAAAAAACCCTTTTATCGGACGCCTCTAAACTTTTAACGATTTCTCTAGACTGAGCGGGCGGATATAACCAATCGGAACTGTAGGAAACGACTAAGAAGCGGCAGATTGCGGGGGTCAACGCGGCGGTTAATTCCTTTCCTTTACCCAAACTAAAATGGTCCAAAGCCTGAGTAACGTAAATATAAGAATTCGCGTCGAAGCGGTCCACAAAGCTTTCCCCTTGGTAGATCAAATAACTTCCAACTGCAAAGTCGGAATTAAGGAGATTTCCTCTGGGAGGATTTCTACCGAACTTTTCCCGCATCTTTTCATCGGAAAGATAAGTGATATGAGCGACCATGCGGGCGAGAGCCAATCCCTTTCTGGGAGAATTTTCGTCGTACAGACCGTTATTCCAATTTGGGTCGGATAAAATGGCCTGACGACCGACTTCATTGAAGGCAATCTGCATGGCCGAATGCTCGGCAGTCGAAGCCAAAATAATACAATTAGTCAGATTTTCAGGATAAGCAATACTCCACTGTAAGGCTTGCATTCCTCCCATAGAACCGCCGGCGACACAATACAGTTTCTCCACGCCTAAATGTTCGACCAATGATTTCTGTGCGGCAACCATATCCTTGATGGATACGAAAGGGAAACTGGAACCGAAAGGCTTCCCCGTGATCGGGCTAATTGTTAAAGGACCGGACGAACCTTTACAACCACCGATGACGTTCGAAGAAATTACAAAATATTTATTAGTATCGAATGCTTTCCCCGGGCCGATATATTCGTTCCACCATCCGGGTCGTTTGTCAGCGGGAGCATGGACACCTGCTGCGTGGGCGTCCCCGGACAGAGCATGGCATATTAGAATTGCATTATCTTTCTTTTCGGAAAGTTTACCGTATGTTTCGTACGCTATGACGACCGGCGAAAGAACGGATCCATTATCTAAACGTAGGTCGGGCAAGGTGACCGTTTCCGTCTTGACGATTCCGACCGATTTTTCCAGATTCATTCCTTCTTTTCCAAATAGGGAAAGCCACTCTCTAGATTCTTAGACTGGAATCCGGAGAAATGGCTGTTTTAGACGATTTTCCTAGAGGAATTAGACGTCACACCTTTTTCAAAGCCTCGTCCAAATCGGTGATAATATCATCGATATGCTCTAGACCCACGGACAATCGAATGAACTCAGGGGTTACTCCAGCTGAGGCTTGTTCCGCCGGGGAGAGTTGTTGGTGGGTGGTAGAAGCCGGGTGAATAGCCAGGGATTTTGCATCTCCCACATTCGCCAAGAGGGAGAATAGTTCCAGATGATCGATAAATTTCTTCGCTTCCGAAACTCCACCTTTGACCCCGAATCCTAAAATAGCCCCAAAGAGATTCCTCGTATGATACTTTTTAGCCAATGCGTAATTCTTATCGTTTGGAAGACCGGGATAATTGACCCAGGTTACTTTGGGATGCTTGGACAAGAATTCCGCGACTTTCTGGGCGTTTATCGAATGCTGCGTTATACGAAGAGGCAATGTTTCAATCCCTTGGATGATATTCCAGGCGTTGAACGGAGAAATTGCGGGTCCAAGATCCCTTAGACCTTGAACGCGGGCCTTGATAATAAAGGCGATATTTACGCCGCCAAAGGGTTCAAACTTTCCGAATACGTCCCAAAATTTTAACCCGTGATAGCTAGGGTCCGGTTCAGTAAAATTTTTGAATTTCCCGTTTCCCCAATTGAATTTGCCGGAATCGATGATAATTCCGCCTATGGAACTACCGTGACCGCCCAAGAATTTCGTGAGCGAGTGTATGACGATATCCGCTCCGTGCTCGATGGGCTTGACTAAGTA from Leptospira fainei serovar Hurstbridge str. BUT 6 carries:
- a CDS encoding M48 family metalloprotease, with product MKIRSSKFLPVFLIAFSLNSCGWIVETTFPVSLDEFLGKQFYEAAVLGQDGMKVLHNEKLRSYVQGIADRILKAKEIQYKSEFPYKVTILNDDSVINAVCAPGGYIFVYTGLLHFVKDEATLAGVLAHEIAHAEKRHSMKQLSSSIATYFAIYLVLSYVLGPDLAQHASGMASLSSNLLSLANSRGAEEEADAFGFQYMRATPYYPGASANFFRDIKAWRQKHLGEEEDTLPLGKYLSTHPLDDERIADSEKRLKDAGIGAPQPESFFRERYQEKISTLLGKKEEEEEIPKAKPSTGKKR
- a CDS encoding D-alanine--D-alanine ligase; translated protein: MLKVAVLYGGTSTEHVISLRTGAFICRTLAAMGHPVKPILITKDAKWVIPSEYRILLPEGVPTDALSYQKEFEQLNGCVASSFSNLDCDIAFLGLHGTLGEDGSIQGFLTVLGIPFTGSGVEASAIAMDKIRANRLFQVANLNVAPFWELKREEFVTVPTLVESMALQFPLFLKPVEGGSSYHTYRINTLQELRAKLSEFFEYQDHAILQRFLSGVEVSCGVWEKITNGKRSPIALPPTEIIPGGEFFDVESKYKPGLSQEITPARLSESIIQKIQNQSILAHKTLGCEGYSRTDFIVVDGEPYILETNTLPGMTETSLIPQQAKAAGIPIQEIYRSLIEHAMERAEKIPVQ
- the metW gene encoding methionine biosynthesis protein MetW, whose amino-acid sequence is MNSRISSDITLKERPDFAYIMNAISPGSRVLDLGCGNGDLLYLLSQKGIRGQGIEKDEDAIVECIRKGVYVHHGDIDEGLEHHEDKRFDYVILNQTIQETRHPGDIIKECLRIGKRVIIVFANFGYWEVRFKILLGGKTPVTDLLPYRWFDTPNLHFLSVLDFEEFCQIRGFTVEDRAFFRDFKQITVRPNFFAKLALFQIR
- a CDS encoding MlaE family ABC transporter permease — encoded protein: MFEILKAKANQTFYAAGYTILLIAETFLNLRFSYDKRKEILDQMFIAGVGSLFVVSVVAIFTGMLLTLNTGLGLKDFGAEGQIGLLLTVTLTREMSPFMTALILSASIGSAMAAEIGTMKVSEEIDALEVMSIDPVRFLVFPRVLGFSLMVPVLCVYSSILGIFGGAVVGHFQLGIEYIVYFQDVYERITSIPGLKDLYTGLFKGYVFGLIIASISCSHGLRTFGGAIGVGRATRESVVTSFLMVIFFGYVITAIFYRQ
- a CDS encoding DUF2797 domain-containing protein, which translates into the protein MSLLSTGYLRMLDHEGLDPVEYFWTVATYPGSESGKQIPDFPKPQFRIADLLGKEVTLQFTGQIRCVHCGKNTKKSFNQGSCYSCFQTLAQNDLCILRPETCHFHLGTCREPDWGEEYCFQKHTVYLANTSGLKIGITKENPVSNRWVDQGAQEAIPLLEVKSRRDAGVIEKKFSSIIDDKTKWQVMVSTDSVQEDLSEKRKELLSQLESWDLGVYYEVLSPKSSTTIRYPILKYPTKAKAFQPEKEQTIKSDLLGIKGQYLLFESEVINLRAYAGYEVNLSVES
- a CDS encoding LIC_11883 family protein, translated to MGKIKKTILAATILFCFQLNAQPVGQWKEYSLKQVLGRLKFYAFAKIAQSVRKGVSYSIEREVFRSPCQQDFPKLADNFDCAFLETARLNGETQSKADRSLPSAGLTSNYAPIPITGMWYEGSTLAGKGSLLIPRNQSTSGDLKLFYLADGKLSHYASGDMIVVFDWKGNELNTILEVKVDDLLRPLSGREYFFQ
- a CDS encoding ABC transporter ATP-binding protein codes for the protein MMDYAIEIVNMHKAFGSRKILKGMNLQVRKGETMVIVGPSGTGKSVTLKHITGLLDPDAGECRIFGERISGITEVERKRLRAKMGVLFQSGALINWMTVFDNVALPLREHKLFSETEIQRIVSEKLRLVDMTIAKDNYPNDISGGMKKRAGLARAIASNPEIILYDEPTSGLDPIMSNVINELIIRIRQETGAAQIVVTHDMSSAYMIADRISFFYGGQVLYTGTPDDVKASDNEFVRQFVTGSTKGPMILETKS
- a CDS encoding NAD(P)-dependent oxidoreductase, translated to MSAPEIAIIGTGIMGRGMANTLSAKGYTLRLYARNLDNIRDLESDNVSIYNDPKAAANRATLAVLCLTEDSVVEETVFSRGLLESRCKYVVDTGTTSPELTAKIGKAFSERGMSFFDSPMTGSKNAARDGQILFMLGAKGPEEVSEISFFFDSCGKNVVYCGTIGDGQRAKIALNMVQAGIFQVYMEGFLLAKKEGISPEILKEILLQSAAKSGIAEFKFPFVFARNYETHFSLKNMRKDVNHALALAKRTGVTLPLCSSLGAIYDEGLRAGLSEKDYCSLNEITAKIVAKPSS
- a CDS encoding exo-beta-N-acetylmuramidase NamZ family protein, with amino-acid sequence MRLKERNKKILISVIFFLTISHDSCTEASPRRHISNSKIIPAEVAFYEEVLPSLSGKTVILVTNPSGIGRYPERILREFKEKKVKIKHLIGLEHGFLGLEEDFSKSPVTMDETFQLPIYHIYKVKNSEIPAILKGADAIVFDVLDMGMRCYTYLSVLKRLMDNLPDPQTTRFVLLDHPNPALYLGAKGENIQKKFLNFAGEFPSLFFTGMTMGEAASFYNGEYLSGKIKLEIISPKNLKRGFDWEKEGIAWTTPSPNLPMLDSARNYLGLVLLEGVNVSVGRGTQAPFVYFGAPWMSEPDAIVNELNDSSKGDYYYQSVFFKPIFGPFKGEICRGLRLTVVNRNYDPIQMAYILVTTLKKHYKDFRWRQYPDSTYNIDFLWGTERFRQSIDSNTSYEEFKRSYSEAEDSANRIVRKYRLY
- the mce gene encoding mammalian cell entry protein Mce, coding for MKSFRYLLVGAIFSVALVIVGYFTVMTEGGPVQKRGEFLKINFKNAEGIKVGNKVTVQGVPFGYVSNIRLIQINEEGNALPSGEIGVATRVEVTIILKEPLRLYENYDITIRNESLLSGRVISIDPGTLEAPPEAKLPAGSMYKPVDYKTGAQLKGRVLQDPLVSLSELIAENRGDIRRTFSNVADITTKVNSGDGTLGRLINRDDLHTNINTVLTDAQIVLRELREGLEDTREQAPVTSFIRAALSSF